One segment of Comamonas thiooxydans DNA contains the following:
- a CDS encoding SDR family oxidoreductase — MHDFTLDATAVVTGGSSGIGLATVELLLAQGARVALCGRNPERLEQAVRQLLERHPEAGTRLFAQACDVLDAEQVQQFARASEAALGPASILINNAGQGRVSTFENTSDEAWTEELHLKFFSVLHPTRAFLPQLERGEGSAIVCVNSLLASQPEPHMVATSAARAGLKNLVRSMATEFAPKGIRVNGILVGLIESGQWRRRFEAREDKGQTWEQWSGALASTKHIPMGRLGKPAEAARAIFFLATPLSSYTTGSHIDVSGGHSRHA, encoded by the coding sequence ATGCATGATTTCACACTCGACGCCACGGCCGTCGTCACCGGCGGCTCTTCTGGCATAGGCCTGGCCACGGTGGAGCTGCTGCTGGCCCAGGGCGCACGCGTGGCCCTGTGCGGCCGCAATCCCGAGCGTCTGGAGCAGGCCGTAAGGCAGCTGCTGGAGCGCCACCCCGAGGCTGGCACGCGCCTGTTCGCACAGGCCTGCGACGTGCTCGATGCCGAGCAGGTGCAGCAGTTCGCCCGCGCCAGCGAAGCGGCCCTGGGCCCGGCTTCCATCCTCATCAACAACGCGGGGCAGGGACGCGTCTCCACCTTCGAGAACACCAGTGACGAAGCCTGGACCGAGGAGCTGCACCTGAAGTTTTTCTCGGTGCTGCATCCCACGCGCGCCTTTCTGCCCCAGCTCGAGCGCGGCGAAGGCTCGGCCATTGTCTGCGTGAACTCGCTGCTGGCCTCCCAGCCCGAGCCGCACATGGTCGCCACCTCGGCCGCGCGCGCCGGCCTCAAGAACCTGGTGCGTTCCATGGCCACCGAGTTCGCACCCAAGGGCATACGCGTCAACGGCATCCTGGTCGGCCTGATCGAGTCCGGCCAGTGGCGCCGCCGCTTCGAGGCTCGCGAGGACAAGGGCCAGACCTGGGAGCAGTGGAGCGGCGCGCTCGCAAGCACAAAGCACATCCCCATGGGGCGCCTTGGCAAGCCCGCCGAAGCGGCCCGCGCCATTTTCTTTCTTGCTACGCCACTGTCGTCATACACGACGGGCAGCCATATCGACGTTTCCGGAGGCCATTCTCGTCATGCCTAA
- a CDS encoding porin has translation MKSIHTPALGVALACLASLPGAASAQSKVELFGVVDVGVAHLGGSGASKTGLSTGGANISRLGFRGTEDLGGGLKAGFWLEAGLDVDSGAGKATGGGLSFNRRSTVSLMGNWGEVRLGRDDSATFLNTLIFDPFLTNGVGGTGAFTMLGIPGIPSTGGAPIQISNAVSYFLPQNLGGFYGQAQLAFGEQPSGAPNKREGDYRGLRLGYRQGAFNGALATGRLYGNTSDTNLTANNVGLSYDFGVAKPMLLWASEKRGGTKVTAVQLGVTAPVGNGEARASFGHYNLSGSNADWNKISVGYGYNLSKRTQVYGTYAFLKNKGSAAKSIGVQGLSAPGTTPGGNSNGLELGIRHFF, from the coding sequence ATGAAATCCATCCATACGCCGGCCCTCGGCGTGGCGCTAGCCTGCCTGGCGTCTTTGCCCGGTGCCGCTTCGGCACAGTCCAAGGTCGAGCTTTTCGGCGTCGTCGACGTCGGCGTTGCCCATCTGGGCGGCTCGGGAGCCTCCAAGACCGGTCTTTCCACAGGCGGTGCCAACATCAGCCGCCTGGGCTTTCGAGGCACAGAGGACCTGGGCGGCGGCCTGAAGGCGGGATTCTGGCTGGAGGCCGGCCTGGATGTGGACAGCGGCGCCGGCAAGGCCACGGGCGGCGGTCTGAGCTTCAACCGTCGCTCCACAGTCAGCCTGATGGGCAACTGGGGTGAGGTGCGCCTGGGACGTGATGATTCGGCCACCTTTCTGAACACGCTGATCTTCGATCCCTTCCTGACCAACGGCGTTGGCGGCACGGGTGCCTTCACCATGCTGGGCATTCCGGGCATCCCCTCGACTGGCGGTGCGCCCATACAGATCAGCAATGCGGTGAGCTATTTCCTGCCCCAGAACCTGGGTGGCTTCTACGGCCAGGCACAGCTGGCATTCGGCGAGCAGCCCAGCGGTGCTCCCAACAAGCGCGAGGGTGACTACCGTGGTCTGCGCCTGGGTTACCGCCAGGGCGCTTTCAATGGTGCGCTGGCCACGGGCCGGCTCTACGGCAATACCAGCGACACCAATCTGACGGCGAACAATGTGGGCCTGTCCTACGACTTCGGCGTGGCCAAGCCCATGCTGCTGTGGGCCTCGGAAAAGCGTGGCGGCACCAAGGTCACGGCCGTGCAGCTGGGTGTGACGGCTCCCGTGGGCAATGGCGAGGCCCGTGCCTCCTTCGGCCACTACAACCTGTCCGGCAGCAATGCGGACTGGAACAAGATCAGCGTGGGCTATGGCTACAACCTCTCCAAGCGCACACAGGTCTACGGCACTTATGCCTTCCTGAAGAACAAGGGCTCGGCA
- a CDS encoding aromatic ring-hydroxylating dioxygenase subunit alpha — protein MNVQTITIDPVDRLLNTGLKNLWYAVCPSDFVKTEPVSVRRFGRKIALWRDAAGQVHALEDHCPHRGAPLSQGVILGDRLACPYHGVEVRCDGTVTKVPGSPGCKLEGSRAALAFHVREMHGAIFLYNSDKHVDEAPEFSLPEELSSPEYSNFLCYAEWRSDYRYALDNVMDPMHGTFLHKQSHSMAEGDSKASFQVRDTDHGFVFEKVGQRGVNFDWTEYGETGAQWMRLEIPYPKTGGPGGNFAIVACVTPISADLCAVFFWRARKVQGWMRDTWRFLYRNRLEARHWAVLEQDRIMMEQMEADANERENLYQHDIGLVRLRRHLRRQAQEQIDEGIAS, from the coding sequence ATGAACGTACAAACCATCACCATCGATCCGGTGGACCGCCTGCTCAACACGGGTCTGAAGAACCTCTGGTATGCGGTCTGCCCTTCCGATTTCGTCAAGACCGAGCCCGTTTCCGTGCGCCGCTTCGGCCGCAAGATCGCGCTGTGGCGCGACGCCGCCGGCCAGGTCCATGCGCTGGAAGACCACTGCCCGCACCGCGGTGCGCCGCTGTCGCAGGGCGTGATCCTGGGCGACCGCCTGGCCTGCCCCTACCACGGCGTGGAAGTGCGCTGCGACGGCACGGTGACCAAGGTGCCCGGCAGCCCCGGCTGCAAGCTCGAAGGCTCGCGCGCCGCGCTGGCCTTCCATGTGCGCGAGATGCATGGCGCGATCTTCCTCTACAACAGCGACAAGCATGTGGACGAGGCGCCCGAGTTCAGCCTGCCCGAGGAACTGAGCTCGCCCGAGTACTCGAACTTCCTGTGCTATGCCGAGTGGCGCAGCGACTACCGCTACGCGCTGGACAACGTCATGGACCCCATGCACGGCACCTTCCTGCACAAGCAGTCGCACTCCATGGCCGAGGGCGACAGCAAGGCCAGCTTCCAGGTGCGTGACACCGATCACGGCTTCGTGTTCGAGAAGGTCGGCCAGCGCGGCGTGAACTTTGACTGGACCGAATACGGCGAAACCGGCGCGCAGTGGATGCGCCTGGAGATTCCCTATCCCAAGACCGGCGGCCCCGGCGGCAACTTCGCCATCGTGGCCTGCGTCACGCCCATCAGCGCCGACCTGTGCGCCGTGTTCTTCTGGCGCGCGCGCAAGGTGCAGGGCTGGATGCGCGACACCTGGCGCTTCCTCTACCGCAACCGCCTTGAGGCACGCCACTGGGCCGTGCTGGAGCAGGACCGCATCATGATGGAGCAGATGGAAGCCGACGCCAACGAGCGCGAGAACCTCTACCAGCATGACATCGGCCTGGTGCGCCTGCGCCGCCACCTGCGTCGTCAGGCCCAGGAACAGATCGACGAAGGCATCGCATCATGA
- a CDS encoding IclR family transcriptional regulator — MSASTIPEDTGGAPDGGADKYMVPALERGLRLLQEFGRDNATLGAPELARRLQLPRATVFRMLNTLESMGFLQRAEGGNDYRLGLSVLRLGFEFLSSMDLTELGQPVIARLCDEIRFPCNIVVRDGRSIVYVAKVTPPTPLTSSVRVGTRLPAHATLLGRILLADLSLPELRALYPEEQLEGHSPNTPRTVIDLFDLVQSDRERGHVAGAGFYESSISTIAAPVRDHSGRVIAALGVTLASAQIDLARQTELVPRVCAAAAELSELLNYRPQSSAQVLSITSRRAGGGHA, encoded by the coding sequence ATGTCTGCTTCCACTATTCCTGAAGATACCGGTGGTGCGCCGGACGGCGGCGCCGACAAGTACATGGTGCCCGCGCTGGAGCGCGGTCTGCGCCTGCTGCAGGAGTTCGGCCGCGACAACGCCACGCTGGGTGCTCCCGAGCTGGCACGTCGCCTGCAGCTGCCGCGCGCCACGGTGTTTCGCATGCTCAACACGCTGGAGAGCATGGGCTTTCTGCAGCGCGCAGAGGGCGGCAACGACTACCGGCTGGGCCTGTCCGTGCTGCGTCTGGGTTTCGAGTTCCTGTCCTCCATGGACCTGACCGAGCTGGGCCAGCCCGTGATCGCGCGGCTGTGCGACGAAATCCGTTTCCCCTGCAACATCGTGGTGCGCGACGGCCGCTCCATCGTCTATGTGGCCAAGGTCACGCCGCCGACACCGCTGACCAGCTCGGTGCGTGTGGGCACGCGGCTGCCCGCCCATGCCACGCTGCTGGGTCGCATCCTGCTGGCCGACCTGTCGCTGCCAGAGCTGCGCGCCCTCTATCCCGAAGAGCAGCTGGAAGGCCATTCGCCCAATACGCCCAGGACCGTGATCGATCTCTTCGACCTGGTTCAGTCCGATCGCGAGCGTGGCCATGTGGCCGGTGCGGGCTTCTACGAAAGCTCGATCTCCACCATCGCGGCGCCCGTGCGCGATCACAGCGGCCGAGTCATCGCAGCCCTTGGGGTGACCCTGGCCTCGGCCCAGATCGACCTCGCGCGCCAGACGGAGCTGGTGCCGCGCGTCTGCGCGGCGGCCGCCGAACTGTCGGAGCTGCTCAACTACCGGCCGCAGTCCAGCGCGCAGGTTCTGTCCATCACTTCAAGGCGCGCAGGAGGCGGCCATGCATGA
- a CDS encoding PDR/VanB family oxidoreductase: protein MSNSLQAFVHTLRFEAQDTISVELRPVDGGEFPAFTAGSHIDLHLPNGLVRSYSLSNDSSERHRYVVGVLRDRASRGGSRCVHESLRVGMPITISEPRNHFALDETATHSVLVAGGIGITPMLCMARRLKAIGHSFEMLYFARERKSAAFLDELKALGMPLHLHFDVEAGGPPDLRALLAQRAPEAGLHHYSCGPTPMLDAFEKFCAELGHANAHIERFTPVEVKAASDARANYTVELKRSGRFIEITPDKSLLDTLLDAGVDVDHSCCEGVCGSCETRVLEGVPDHRDSVLSPKERAANKVMMVCVSGCKSERLVLDI, encoded by the coding sequence ATGAGCAACAGCTTGCAGGCCTTTGTGCACACGCTGCGCTTCGAGGCCCAGGACACCATCAGCGTGGAGCTGCGCCCGGTGGATGGCGGCGAGTTTCCGGCCTTCACGGCCGGCTCGCACATCGACCTGCACCTGCCCAACGGGCTGGTGCGCAGCTACTCCCTGTCCAACGACAGCAGCGAGCGCCACCGCTACGTGGTCGGCGTGCTGCGCGACCGTGCCAGCCGCGGCGGCTCGCGCTGCGTGCACGAGTCGCTGCGCGTGGGCATGCCCATCACCATCTCCGAGCCGCGCAACCATTTCGCGCTCGACGAGACGGCGACGCACTCTGTGCTGGTGGCCGGCGGCATAGGCATCACGCCCATGCTGTGCATGGCGCGCCGGCTCAAGGCCATAGGGCATTCGTTCGAGATGCTGTACTTTGCGCGCGAGCGCAAGAGTGCGGCCTTTCTCGACGAGCTCAAGGCCCTGGGCATGCCGCTGCATCTGCACTTCGATGTCGAAGCAGGCGGGCCGCCCGACCTGCGGGCGCTGCTGGCGCAGCGTGCACCCGAAGCCGGTCTGCACCACTACTCCTGTGGCCCGACGCCCATGCTCGACGCATTCGAGAAATTCTGCGCCGAGCTCGGCCACGCCAATGCGCATATCGAGCGCTTTACGCCCGTGGAGGTCAAGGCCGCGTCCGATGCGCGTGCCAACTACACGGTGGAGCTCAAGCGCAGCGGCCGCTTCATCGAGATCACGCCCGACAAGTCCTTGCTGGACACGCTGCTGGACGCCGGTGTCGATGTGGACCACAGCTGCTGCGAAGGTGTCTGCGGCTCCTGCGAGACCCGCGTGCTCGAAGGAGTGCCCGACCACCGCGACTCGGTGCTCAGCCCCAAGGAGCGCGCCGCCAACAAGGTCATGATGGTCTGCGTCTCCGGCTGCAAGAGCGAGCGCCTGGTCCTGGATATCTGA
- a CDS encoding thiamine pyrophosphate-binding protein: MPKQNQITVGAVIAEFLEHCDVKAAFGVISIHNMPILDAMFARGKVRFVMARGEAGAGNMADACARSTSSLGVCITSTGPASGNIAGSLVEAYTAGTPLLHITGQIETQYLDKKLSYIHEAPDQLTMLKSVSKAAFRVLSAETCLSTLKAAVQTAMTAPTGPVSVEIPIDIQQALIDMPADLSPLPVAVLAPSEAALDALAEQLAKARRPLLWLGGGARHAGAAVQRLKALGFGIVSTGQGRGIVAEDDPASLGAYNIQKPVEAFYQRCDAMLAVGTRLRSNETLKYELKLPRPLLRIDVDAAQQGRCYMDDGFVCGDSALALNGLADRLEARGYKADPELLADLRQVHDEVVATMRDGLGPYSALVQQLQQAVGRNFNWVRDVTVSNSTWGNRELRFFESNAGVHATGGGIGMGMPMAIGAAIGAAESGSGRKTLGLAGDGGFILNLGELATLVQEECDTMIVLMNDQRYGVIQNIQDASYGGRRCYVELHTPDYAQLCASIKLPHARVSHLDELPAVLEGAWGKKGPFLLEIDMRAIGSFKTTFSGPPVNKLDQIPATTKAQ, from the coding sequence ATGCCTAAGCAAAATCAAATCACCGTCGGCGCCGTCATTGCCGAGTTCCTCGAGCATTGCGACGTGAAGGCTGCCTTCGGGGTGATCTCCATCCACAACATGCCCATCCTCGATGCCATGTTTGCGCGCGGCAAGGTCCGCTTCGTGATGGCGCGTGGCGAGGCCGGCGCCGGCAACATGGCCGACGCCTGCGCGCGTTCCACCTCCAGCCTGGGCGTGTGCATCACCAGCACCGGCCCGGCGTCGGGCAACATCGCCGGCAGCCTGGTGGAAGCCTATACGGCCGGCACGCCGCTCTTGCACATCACGGGCCAGATCGAGACCCAGTATCTGGACAAGAAGCTGTCGTACATCCACGAGGCGCCGGACCAGCTGACCATGCTGAAGTCCGTCTCCAAGGCTGCCTTCCGCGTGCTGAGCGCCGAGACCTGCCTGTCCACGCTCAAGGCCGCGGTGCAGACCGCGATGACCGCCCCGACGGGCCCGGTCAGCGTGGAGATCCCGATCGACATCCAGCAGGCGCTGATTGACATGCCTGCCGACCTGTCACCGCTGCCGGTGGCCGTGCTGGCGCCCAGCGAAGCCGCGCTCGACGCGCTGGCCGAGCAGCTGGCCAAGGCCAGGCGTCCGCTGCTGTGGCTGGGCGGCGGCGCCCGCCATGCCGGCGCTGCCGTGCAGCGTCTGAAGGCCCTGGGCTTCGGTATCGTGAGCACCGGCCAGGGCCGCGGCATCGTGGCCGAGGACGATCCCGCATCCCTGGGCGCCTACAACATCCAGAAGCCCGTCGAAGCCTTCTACCAGCGCTGCGACGCCATGCTGGCCGTGGGCACGCGCCTGCGCAGCAACGAAACCCTGAAGTACGAACTCAAGCTGCCGCGCCCGCTGCTGCGCATCGATGTGGACGCCGCCCAGCAAGGCCGCTGCTATATGGATGACGGCTTTGTCTGCGGCGACTCGGCCCTGGCCCTGAACGGCCTGGCCGACCGCCTGGAAGCGCGCGGCTACAAGGCCGATCCCGAGCTGCTGGCCGACCTGCGCCAGGTGCACGACGAAGTCGTGGCCACCATGCGCGACGGCCTGGGCCCGTACAGCGCCCTGGTGCAGCAGCTGCAGCAGGCCGTGGGCCGCAACTTCAACTGGGTGCGTGACGTGACCGTCTCCAACAGCACCTGGGGCAACCGCGAACTGCGCTTCTTCGAGTCCAACGCGGGCGTGCACGCCACGGGCGGCGGCATCGGCATGGGCATGCCCATGGCCATCGGTGCGGCCATCGGCGCGGCCGAAAGCGGCTCGGGCCGCAAGACCCTGGGCCTGGCCGGCGACGGCGGCTTCATCCTGAACCTCGGCGAGCTCGCCACCCTGGTGCAGGAAGAGTGCGACACCATGATCGTGCTGATGAACGACCAGCGCTATGGCGTGATCCAGAACATCCAGGACGCCTCCTACGGCGGCCGCCGCTGCTATGTGGAACTGCACACGCCCGACTATGCCCAGCTGTGCGCGTCCATCAAGCTGCCCCATGCCCGCGTGAGCCATCTCGACGAGCTGCCCGCGGTGCTGGAAGGTGCCTGGGGCAAGAAGGGCCCTTTCCTGCTCGAGATCGACATGCGCGCCATCGGCAGCTTCAAGACCACGTTCTCGGGCCCTCCGGTGAACAAGCTGGACCAGATCCCGGCCACCACCAAGGCTCAGTGA
- a CDS encoding VOC family protein translates to MSVLGIDEISYGADDLPACRQFFLDWGLKLVQEEADRLVFETLNGCRVVVAATGHPGLPPAIEAGPTLREVVWGVQGEADLALYADRIRALPGFVQGNGRIGCTDPNGLAVRLQLTQKREVQMHSAEYNTWDRKGRINQASPAYERAQPIEVGHVVFFVKDVQACERFYVDNFGFAASDRYPERGAFLRTAPDGGHHDIFLLQRPDRHAGLNHVAFTVRDIHEVFGGGMHISRCGWDTQLGPGRHPVSSAYFWYFKNPAGALVEYYADEDQLTADWQPREFEPGPTVFAEWAIDGGLDGNTRRQKGVGAADGKFLTDKK, encoded by the coding sequence ATGAGCGTACTGGGCATTGACGAAATCAGCTACGGCGCCGACGACCTGCCGGCCTGCCGCCAGTTCTTCCTGGACTGGGGACTGAAGCTGGTGCAGGAAGAGGCCGACCGGCTGGTGTTCGAAACGCTGAACGGCTGCCGCGTGGTCGTGGCCGCCACCGGCCACCCCGGCCTGCCGCCCGCCATCGAGGCTGGCCCCACGCTGCGCGAAGTGGTGTGGGGCGTGCAGGGCGAGGCCGACCTCGCGCTGTATGCGGACCGCATCCGTGCGCTGCCGGGCTTCGTTCAAGGCAATGGCCGCATCGGCTGCACCGACCCCAACGGCCTGGCCGTGCGCCTGCAGCTCACGCAAAAGCGCGAAGTGCAGATGCACAGCGCCGAGTACAACACCTGGGACCGCAAGGGCCGCATCAACCAGGCCAGCCCGGCCTACGAGCGCGCCCAGCCCATCGAGGTCGGCCATGTGGTGTTCTTCGTCAAGGACGTGCAGGCCTGCGAGCGCTTCTATGTGGACAACTTCGGCTTCGCGGCCTCGGACCGCTACCCCGAGCGCGGCGCCTTCCTGCGCACCGCGCCAGACGGCGGCCACCACGACATCTTCCTGCTGCAGCGCCCCGACAGGCACGCCGGCCTGAACCATGTGGCCTTCACCGTGCGAGATATCCACGAGGTCTTCGGCGGCGGCATGCATATCTCGCGCTGCGGCTGGGACACCCAGCTCGGCCCGGGCCGGCATCCGGTGTCGTCGGCCTACTTCTGGTACTTCAAGAACCCCGCCGGCGCCTTGGTCGAGTACTACGCAGACGAGGACCAGCTCACGGCTGACTGGCAGCCGCGCGAGTTCGAGCCCGGCCCGACGGTGTTTGCCGAATGGGCCATCGACGGCGGCCTCGACGGCAATACCCGGCGTCAGAAGGGCGTGGGCGCCGCCGACGGCAAGTTCCTGACCGACAAGAAATGA
- a CDS encoding recombinase-like helix-turn-helix domain-containing protein yields MAADRYLEPHQARERASTLFEDLLGDSIERAFGEGVQTLPELVAYINRSGPAGENGEPWTEDSFQALMARLGY; encoded by the coding sequence ATGGCCGCTGATCGATATCTCGAGCCGCATCAGGCGCGCGAGCGCGCCTCCACCCTGTTTGAGGACCTGCTGGGCGACTCCATTGAGCGTGCCTTTGGCGAGGGCGTGCAGACGCTGCCCGAACTGGTGGCCTACATCAACCGCAGCGGCCCCGCCGGCGAGAACGGCGAGCCCTGGACCGAAGACAGCTTTCAGGCCCTGATGGCACGTCTGGGCTATTGA
- a CDS encoding aldehyde dehydrogenase: MSKLELLPINIAGEWRLGGGDESATLYPATGEVVGRLRAPSLADVEEAIQKADHAFRTSGWAQKKPHERAAVLHRVAQLIRERAEPLAQLQRLDNGKPINETRALVASAASTFQYFAAACETMEETITPSRGDFMTMSVYEPMGVVAAITPWNSPIASEAQKLAPALAAGNAVVVKPAEATPLLALELAKICEEAGVPKGIVSVLPGRGSVIGDAITKHPLVKRVSFTGGTSTGKHIARIAADKMMPVSLELGGKSATMVLEDADLDHAVNGVLYGIFSSSGESCIAGSRLFVARKLYGDFMERLTAKAAALRVGDPADERTQMGPLITAKHRESIESYVALGLSEGGQLRTGGHRPEGTLYERGYYYRPTILEGVSNTDQICQQEIFGPVLVAMPFDNEEALLEQANDSVYALAAGIWTRDYKAAWRIGRAVQAGTVWINTYKQFSISTPFGGWRDSGLGREKGRMGIQQYMEQKSLYWGLNANPLAWAN, from the coding sequence ATGTCCAAGCTAGAACTGCTACCCATCAATATCGCCGGCGAATGGCGTCTTGGCGGCGGCGACGAATCCGCCACGCTCTACCCCGCGACCGGCGAAGTGGTGGGCCGCCTGCGCGCGCCCAGCCTGGCCGATGTGGAAGAGGCCATCCAGAAGGCCGACCATGCGTTCCGCACCAGCGGCTGGGCGCAGAAGAAGCCCCACGAGCGCGCGGCCGTGCTGCACCGCGTGGCCCAGCTGATCCGCGAGCGCGCCGAGCCGCTGGCCCAGCTGCAGCGCCTCGACAACGGCAAGCCGATCAACGAGACGCGCGCCCTGGTGGCCAGCGCCGCCAGCACCTTCCAGTACTTCGCGGCGGCCTGCGAAACCATGGAAGAGACCATCACGCCTTCGCGTGGTGACTTCATGACCATGAGCGTGTACGAACCCATGGGCGTGGTCGCGGCCATCACGCCGTGGAACTCGCCCATCGCCAGCGAGGCGCAGAAGCTCGCCCCCGCGCTGGCGGCAGGCAACGCCGTGGTCGTCAAGCCCGCCGAAGCCACGCCGCTGCTGGCGCTGGAGCTGGCCAAAATCTGCGAAGAAGCCGGTGTTCCGAAAGGCATCGTCAGCGTGCTGCCGGGCCGTGGCTCGGTGATCGGCGACGCCATCACCAAGCACCCGCTGGTCAAGCGCGTGTCGTTCACCGGCGGCACCTCCACCGGCAAGCATATCGCCCGCATCGCGGCCGACAAGATGATGCCCGTCTCGCTGGAGCTGGGCGGCAAGTCGGCCACCATGGTGCTGGAAGACGCCGACCTCGACCACGCCGTCAACGGCGTGCTCTACGGCATCTTCAGCTCCTCGGGCGAATCCTGCATCGCGGGCTCGCGCCTGTTCGTGGCCCGCAAGCTCTATGGCGACTTCATGGAGCGCCTCACGGCCAAGGCCGCCGCGCTGCGCGTGGGCGACCCGGCCGACGAGCGCACGCAGATGGGCCCGCTGATCACCGCCAAGCACCGCGAATCCATCGAGAGCTATGTGGCCCTGGGCCTGTCCGAAGGCGGCCAGCTGCGCACCGGCGGCCACCGCCCCGAGGGCACGTTGTACGAGCGCGGCTACTACTACCGACCGACCATCCTCGAAGGTGTGAGCAACACCGACCAGATCTGCCAGCAGGAGATTTTTGGCCCCGTGCTCGTGGCCATGCCCTTCGACAACGAAGAGGCGCTGCTGGAGCAGGCCAACGACAGCGTCTACGCGCTGGCCGCCGGCATCTGGACGCGCGACTACAAGGCCGCATGGCGCATCGGCCGCGCGGTGCAGGCAGGCACCGTGTGGATCAACACCTACAAGCAGTTCTCGATCTCCACGCCGTTCGGCGGCTGGCGCGACAGCGGCCTGGGCCGCGAGAAGGGCCGCATGGGCATCCAGCAGTACATGGAGCAAAAGAGCCTGTACTGGGGCCTGAACGCAAACCCCCTGGCCTGGGCAAACTAA
- a CDS encoding tripartite tricarboxylate transporter substrate binding protein, with amino-acid sequence MKNIRRQVVIAAALLAAAQMSGSALAQAYPSKPITIVVAYPAGGDTDAMARLYAEKLGQRLGQPVVVDNRPGASGTIGTVHVAKAAPDGYTLLLAPNTFAIAQFVLKTNAGSSYDVLGGFTPIVQTSVQPMFVAASQGSGIKDIKTLASQGKRDGLTYASPGSGSPMHILGEMFNKAAGTKLSHIPYKGVAPAVNDLIGGHVPTTFMTWGPIAPYAGGKVNVLAVADAQRSPLAPNVPTLAEQGVKDVEVSAWQGLFGPKGMKPETVKLLNTHLNEILKMPDVVAKMAAFGALPAGGEPARLEKTNAADYNRFGKLIKDLDIRAD; translated from the coding sequence ATGAAAAACATTCGTCGCCAGGTAGTTATCGCTGCTGCATTGCTGGCTGCAGCCCAGATGTCCGGTTCCGCGCTGGCGCAAGCCTATCCGAGCAAGCCCATCACCATCGTCGTGGCCTATCCGGCCGGTGGCGATACCGATGCCATGGCGCGCCTGTATGCCGAGAAGCTGGGCCAGCGACTGGGTCAGCCCGTGGTGGTGGACAACCGACCCGGTGCCAGCGGCACCATCGGCACCGTGCATGTGGCCAAGGCCGCACCCGATGGCTATACCCTGCTGCTGGCGCCCAATACCTTTGCCATTGCCCAGTTCGTGCTCAAGACCAACGCGGGTTCGAGCTACGACGTGCTCGGCGGCTTCACGCCCATTGTGCAGACCAGCGTGCAGCCCATGTTCGTGGCTGCCAGCCAGGGCTCGGGCATCAAGGACATCAAGACCCTGGCGAGCCAGGGCAAGCGCGACGGCCTGACCTATGCCAGCCCCGGCAGCGGCTCGCCCATGCACATCCTGGGCGAGATGTTCAACAAGGCTGCAGGCACCAAGCTGTCCCACATTCCCTACAAGGGCGTGGCCCCCGCGGTCAACGACCTGATCGGCGGCCATGTGCCAACGACCTTCATGACCTGGGGGCCCATCGCGCCCTACGCGGGCGGCAAGGTCAACGTGCTGGCCGTGGCCGATGCGCAGCGCAGCCCGCTGGCACCGAATGTGCCCACGCTGGCCGAGCAGGGCGTCAAGGATGTGGAAGTGTCGGCCTGGCAAGGCCTGTTCGGCCCCAAGGGCATGAAGCCCGAGACCGTCAAGCTGCTGAACACCCACCTCAACGAGATTCTGAAGATGCCGGACGTGGTCGCCAAGATGGCGGCCTTCGGCGCCCTGCCTGCGGGCGGCGAGCCGGCACGTCTGGAAAAGACCAATGCTGCCGACTACAACCGCTTTGGCAAGCTGATCAAGGACCTGGATATCCGGGCCGACTAA